One Actinomyces marmotae DNA window includes the following coding sequences:
- a CDS encoding DNA-directed RNA polymerase subunit beta', which yields MLDANVFDRIQLGLATAEDIKSWSHGEVKKPETINYRTLKPEKDGLFGEQIFGPTRDWECACGKYKRVRYKGIVCERCGVEVTRSKVRRERMAHIKLAAPVTHIWYFKGVPSRLGYLLNLAPKDLEKVIYFAAYMVTEVDEEGRHDDLPSLRSEFEVKKKHVEQAGEADIEARQRRLEEDLAAAEAEGAEASQRDKLRKTAEREMGAMRRKNQRTLEHMDKVWDRFVGLKVGDLEGDEVLYRDMQADYGIYFKGAMGAQAIQDRLRGFDLEAEAEALSEVVASGAGQRKTRAIKRLKVINAFRMTGTKPESMVLDNIPVIPPDLRPMVQLDGGRFATSDLNDLYRRVINRNNRLKRLMDLGAPTIIVNNEKRMLQDAVDALFDNGRRGRPVSGVGNRPLKSLSDMLKGKQGRFRQNLLGKRVDYSGRSVIVVGPQLKLHQCGLPSQMALELFKPFVMKRLVELKEAQNVKAAKRMVERANPKVWDVLAEVIREHPVLLNRAPTLHRLGIQAFEPQLIEGKAIQLHPLVCGAFNADFDGDQMAVHLPLGAEASAEARILMLSSNNILKPSDGRPVTMPSQDMIIGTYYLTQEPDPAVEVAKDANGEEIVPAFSSFAEAVMAHDFGRLDVNATCDIRFSEGIVAPEGWQAPEGWSEGDPITLRTSLGRALFNTALPEAFPYVNYTVDKKALGNIVNTLAESFPRVDVAASLDMLKSNGFYWSTWSGITVAFADVVSPEAKAGILARHEAEAAQIEEQFELGALTEEDRYSSLIDIWTKATAEVAEAMRENFPHRNTVYQMVVSGARGNWDQIRQLAGMRGLVADPKQRLIERPIKSNYREGLSVLEYFIATHGARKGLADTALRTADSGYLTRRLVDVSQDVIVREDDCGTRKGLTKRLFTWKDAEGERFKDVSEILDTTVIGTTAARDVVDAEGNVIIPAGADIGTAEANAAIEAGIEEVTVRSVLTCDSAVGTCAACYGRSLATGKRVDIGEAVGIIAAQSIGEPGTQLTMRTFHTGGAAGAADITQGLPRVQELFEARTPKGEAVVAEAAGTLAIEQDADGKRLVIKRDDGEEDLVVPVSSRRRLLVADGQRLEPGQALTEGPVDPKKILRLRSVGATQRHLVDEVQEVYRSQGVDIHSKHIEVIVRQMLRRVTVLDPGDTTLLQGDLVDVMTYRSENRRVVAEGGKTASGRTELMGITKASLATDSWLSAASFQETTRVLTEAAMNGKSDPLVGLKENVILGKLIPAGTGLARYSDIEVEPTEETKAEVFSRTGFSEDMFGVGESVALDDFSFGGDFRADFSDDFRTGFNSQDVEF from the coding sequence GTGCTCGACGCCAACGTCTTCGATCGCATCCAGCTCGGACTGGCCACCGCGGAGGACATCAAGTCCTGGTCGCACGGTGAGGTCAAGAAGCCCGAGACCATCAACTACCGCACGCTCAAGCCGGAGAAGGACGGCCTGTTCGGTGAGCAGATCTTCGGCCCCACCCGGGACTGGGAGTGTGCCTGCGGTAAGTACAAGCGCGTGCGCTACAAGGGCATCGTCTGCGAGCGCTGCGGCGTGGAGGTCACCCGCTCCAAGGTGCGCCGCGAGCGGATGGCCCACATCAAGCTGGCCGCCCCCGTCACCCACATCTGGTACTTCAAGGGCGTGCCCTCGCGCCTGGGGTACCTGCTCAACCTCGCCCCCAAGGACCTGGAGAAGGTCATCTACTTCGCGGCCTACATGGTCACCGAGGTCGATGAGGAGGGCCGCCACGACGACCTTCCCTCCCTGCGCTCCGAGTTCGAGGTGAAGAAGAAGCACGTCGAGCAGGCCGGCGAGGCCGACATCGAGGCCCGCCAGCGCCGCCTGGAGGAGGACCTGGCCGCCGCCGAGGCGGAGGGCGCCGAGGCCTCCCAGCGCGACAAGCTCCGCAAGACCGCCGAGCGCGAGATGGGCGCCATGCGCCGCAAGAACCAGCGGACGCTGGAGCACATGGACAAGGTCTGGGACCGCTTCGTGGGCCTCAAGGTCGGGGACCTGGAGGGTGACGAGGTCCTCTACCGCGACATGCAGGCGGACTACGGCATCTACTTCAAGGGGGCCATGGGCGCCCAGGCCATCCAGGACCGCCTGCGCGGCTTCGACCTGGAGGCCGAGGCCGAGGCCCTGTCCGAGGTGGTTGCCTCCGGCGCCGGGCAGCGCAAGACCCGCGCCATCAAGCGCCTGAAGGTCATCAACGCCTTCCGCATGACCGGCACCAAGCCGGAGTCGATGGTCCTGGACAACATCCCGGTTATCCCGCCGGACCTGCGCCCCATGGTGCAGCTCGACGGCGGCCGCTTCGCTACTTCCGACCTCAACGACCTCTACCGCCGCGTCATCAACCGCAACAACCGCCTCAAGCGGCTCATGGACCTGGGCGCCCCGACGATCATCGTCAACAACGAGAAGCGCATGCTCCAGGACGCCGTAGACGCCCTCTTCGACAACGGCCGCCGCGGCCGCCCCGTCTCCGGCGTGGGCAACCGTCCGCTGAAGTCCCTGTCCGACATGCTCAAGGGCAAGCAGGGCCGCTTCCGCCAGAACCTCCTGGGCAAGCGCGTGGACTACTCGGGCCGCTCCGTCATCGTGGTGGGCCCCCAGCTCAAGCTCCACCAGTGCGGCCTGCCCAGCCAGATGGCCCTGGAGCTGTTCAAGCCCTTCGTGATGAAGCGGCTCGTCGAGCTCAAGGAGGCCCAGAACGTCAAGGCCGCCAAGCGGATGGTGGAGCGCGCCAACCCGAAGGTCTGGGACGTCCTGGCCGAGGTCATCCGCGAGCACCCCGTGCTGCTCAACCGCGCCCCCACTCTCCACCGCCTGGGCATCCAGGCTTTCGAGCCCCAGCTTATCGAGGGCAAGGCCATCCAGTTGCACCCGCTCGTGTGCGGCGCCTTCAACGCGGACTTCGACGGCGACCAGATGGCGGTCCACCTGCCGCTGGGCGCTGAGGCCTCCGCGGAGGCCCGCATCCTCATGCTCTCGTCCAACAACATCCTCAAGCCCTCCGACGGCCGCCCGGTCACCATGCCCAGCCAGGACATGATCATCGGCACCTACTACCTCACCCAGGAGCCCGACCCGGCCGTCGAGGTCGCCAAGGACGCCAACGGCGAGGAGATTGTCCCGGCCTTCTCCTCCTTCGCGGAGGCGGTCATGGCGCACGACTTCGGCAGGCTCGATGTCAACGCCACCTGCGACATCCGCTTCTCCGAGGGGATCGTCGCCCCCGAGGGATGGCAGGCCCCCGAGGGCTGGAGCGAGGGCGACCCGATCACCCTGCGCACCTCGCTGGGCCGGGCCCTGTTCAACACGGCGCTGCCCGAGGCCTTCCCCTACGTGAACTACACGGTGGACAAGAAGGCCCTGGGCAACATCGTCAACACCCTGGCCGAGTCCTTCCCGCGCGTGGACGTGGCCGCCTCCCTCGACATGCTCAAGTCGAACGGCTTCTACTGGTCCACCTGGTCCGGCATCACGGTCGCCTTCGCCGACGTCGTCTCCCCGGAGGCCAAGGCCGGGATCCTGGCCCGCCATGAGGCCGAGGCCGCCCAGATCGAGGAGCAGTTCGAGCTCGGCGCGCTGACCGAGGAGGACCGCTACTCCTCGCTCATCGACATCTGGACCAAGGCCACGGCCGAGGTCGCCGAGGCCATGCGCGAGAACTTCCCGCACCGCAACACCGTCTACCAGATGGTGGTCTCCGGGGCGCGAGGCAACTGGGACCAGATCCGCCAGCTCGCCGGCATGCGCGGCCTGGTGGCGGACCCGAAGCAGCGCCTCATCGAGCGCCCCATCAAGTCGAACTACCGCGAGGGCCTGAGCGTCCTGGAGTACTTCATCGCCACGCACGGCGCCCGCAAGGGCCTGGCGGACACCGCCCTGCGGACCGCCGACTCCGGCTACCTCACCCGCCGCCTGGTGGACGTGTCCCAGGACGTCATCGTGCGCGAGGACGACTGCGGAACCCGCAAGGGCCTCACCAAGCGCCTCTTCACCTGGAAGGACGCCGAGGGCGAGCGCTTCAAGGACGTCTCGGAGATCCTCGACACCACGGTCATCGGCACCACCGCCGCCCGTGACGTCGTCGACGCCGAGGGCAACGTCATCATCCCCGCCGGCGCCGACATCGGCACCGCCGAGGCCAATGCCGCGATCGAGGCCGGCATCGAGGAGGTCACGGTCCGCTCCGTGCTGACCTGCGACTCCGCCGTCGGCACCTGCGCGGCCTGCTACGGCCGCTCCCTGGCCACCGGCAAGCGCGTGGACATCGGCGAGGCCGTGGGCATCATCGCCGCCCAGTCCATCGGCGAGCCCGGCACGCAGCTGACGATGCGCACCTTCCACACCGGTGGCGCCGCCGGCGCCGCGGACATCACGCAGGGCCTTCCCCGCGTGCAGGAGCTCTTCGAGGCCCGCACGCCCAAGGGCGAGGCCGTCGTGGCCGAGGCCGCGGGCACGCTGGCCATCGAGCAGGACGCCGACGGCAAGCGCCTGGTCATCAAGCGCGACGACGGCGAGGAGGACCTGGTGGTCCCCGTCTCCTCGCGCCGCCGCCTCCTGGTGGCCGACGGCCAGCGCCTTGAGCCCGGCCAGGCGCTCACCGAGGGCCCGGTGGACCCCAAGAAGATCCTGCGCCTGCGCAGCGTCGGCGCTACCCAGCGCCACCTCGTGGACGAGGTCCAGGAGGTCTACCGCTCCCAGGGCGTGGACATCCACTCCAAGCACATCGAGGTCATCGTGCGCCAGATGCTGCGTCGCGTGACCGTGCTCGACCCGGGCGACACCACGCTGCTGCAGGGCGACCTGGTGGACGTCATGACCTACCGCTCGGAGAACCGCCGCGTCGTGGCCGAGGGCGGCAAGACCGCCTCCGGGCGCACCGAGCTCATGGGCATCACCAAGGCCTCGCTGGCCACGGACTCCTGGCTGAGCGCCGCCTCCTTCCAGGAGACCACGCGCGTGCTCACCGAGGCCGCCATGAACGGCAAGTCGGATCCGCTGGTGGGCCTGAAGGAGAACGTCATCCTGGGCAAGCTCATCCCCGCCGGCACGGGCCTGGCCCGCTACTCGGACATCGAGGTGGAGCCCACCGAGGAGACGAAGGCGGAGGTCTTCTCCCGCACCGGCTTCTCCGAGGACATGTTCGGCGTGGGGGAGAGCGTCGCGCTGGACGACTTCTCCTTCGGCGGCGACTTCCGCGCGGATTTCTCCGACGACTTCCGCACAGGTTTCAACAGCCAGGACGTGGAGTTCTGA
- a CDS encoding AAA family ATPase, with the protein MPITQENATWFAETFGKMVDNVGQALLGKEDVIRLALTTMLAEGHLLLEDAPGTGKTALARAIAATVQGTHSRIQFTPDLLPSDITGVTVYDQKTGSWDFHPGPVFSSIVLADEINRASPKTQSALLEVMEESHVTVDGVRHDAGRPFMVVATQNPVEQAGTYRLPEAQLDRFLMKTSVGYPDRSALTKVLSDSARPDRSQKIPAVISSSAVASMSDLASENHVEPAVLDYIGALVEATREDPSTRLGVSTRGAIAMTRAIRVWAASQGRAYVLPDDVKALAEVVWAHRLVMDPDAEFAGATATQVITAAVEKIPAPTARM; encoded by the coding sequence ATGCCCATCACCCAGGAGAACGCGACTTGGTTCGCCGAGACCTTCGGCAAGATGGTCGACAACGTCGGCCAGGCCCTCCTGGGCAAGGAGGATGTCATCCGCCTCGCCCTGACCACGATGCTCGCCGAGGGGCACCTCCTCCTGGAGGACGCCCCGGGAACCGGCAAGACGGCCTTGGCCCGCGCCATCGCGGCCACCGTGCAGGGCACGCACTCGCGCATCCAGTTCACCCCCGACCTCCTGCCCAGTGACATCACTGGCGTCACCGTCTACGACCAGAAGACCGGCTCCTGGGACTTCCACCCCGGCCCCGTCTTCTCCTCGATCGTCTTGGCCGATGAGATCAACCGCGCCTCGCCCAAGACGCAGTCCGCCCTCCTGGAGGTCATGGAGGAGTCGCATGTGACGGTCGACGGCGTCCGCCACGACGCGGGCCGCCCCTTCATGGTCGTCGCCACGCAGAACCCCGTGGAGCAGGCGGGCACCTACCGGCTCCCGGAGGCCCAGCTCGACCGCTTCCTCATGAAGACCTCCGTGGGGTACCCGGACCGCTCCGCCCTGACCAAGGTGCTCTCCGACTCGGCCCGGCCCGACCGCTCGCAGAAGATTCCCGCGGTTATCTCCTCCTCCGCCGTCGCCTCCATGTCCGATCTGGCCTCGGAGAACCACGTGGAGCCCGCCGTGCTGGACTACATCGGCGCGCTCGTTGAGGCCACGCGGGAAGACCCCTCCACTCGGCTCGGCGTGTCCACTCGTGGCGCGATCGCCATGACGCGCGCGATCCGCGTGTGGGCCGCCTCGCAGGGACGGGCCTACGTCCTGCCCGACGACGTCAAGGCCCTCGCGGAGGTCGTGTGGGCGCACCGCCTCGTCATGGATCCCGACGCCGAGTTCGCCGGGGCCACGGCCACGCAGGTCATCACGGCCGCCGTCGAGAAGATCCCGGCGCCCACCGCCCGCATGTGA
- the rpoB gene encoding DNA-directed RNA polymerase subunit beta, protein MAASRTSAPTAADIAARTASRRINFAKIPEPMQAPNLLALQTESFDWLVGNEKWRARVNAANAARPGSLPETSGLEEIFDEISPIEDFGETMALSFHDHRFEEPKYTAEECQEKDLTYSAPLYVVADFENFSTGEIKSQTVFMGDFPLMTDKGTFIVNGSERVVVSQLVRSPGVYFERTTEKTTDKYVYNVKFIPSRGAWLEFEIDKSDRVAVRIDRKRKQDITVFLLALGMDEAEIRKEFADYPALTVALDEDRKITTQDEALLDIYKKIRPGEPPSVEAGRTLIENFYFNPKRYDLAKVGRYKINKKLGLDADLTDSVLRIEDLTAAIKYLLALHAGAETIEGLRGGEIVDMPVEYDDIDHLGNRRIRAVGELIQAQVRTGMSRMERQVRERMTTQDVEAITPNTLINIRPVTAAIKEFFGTSQLSQFMDQNNPLAGMTHKRRLSALGPGGLSRERASMEVRDVHTSHYGRMCPIESPEGPNIGLIGSLATFARINPFGFIETPYRVVKDGLVTDETHYLTADDEDRHVIAQANVELTEEGRFAEDHVLCRVTGGEPALVPADQVDLMDISARQMVSVGTSLIPFLEHDDANRALMGANMQRQAVPLIRPDAPLVGTGMERRTAVDAGDVLVASKAGVVTEVCADFVRVANDDGSETVYKVAKFLRSNQGNCYNQRVVASEGERVEEGTVLADGPATAEGDLALGQNLLVAFMTWEGLNFEDAIILSQRVVSEDILTSIHIEEHEVDARDTKLGAEEITRDIPNVSEETLANLDERGIIRIGAEVRSGDILVGKVTPKGETELTSEERLLRAIFGEKAREVRDTSLRVPHGEYGIVTGVREFDAASEDAELPAGVNRMVRVYIAQRRKITVGDKLSGRHGNKGVISKILPVEDMPFLADGTPVDVILNPLGVPSRMNIGQVLELHLGWVASRGWDATAAREAGEEWALRLPDNGVTAEPRTPVATPVFDGVRDDELMGLLDSTIPGADGKQLVAPNGKARLFDGRSGEPFPYPVSVGYMYILKLHHLVDDKIHARSTGPYSMITQQPLGGKAQFGGQRFGEMEVWAMEAYGAAHALQELLTVKSDDVVGRVKVYEAIVKGEDIPEPGIPESFKVLMKEMQSLCLNVEALDAEGNVIGLDDTDDDGRRASEELGFDLGRRPGGAMASTIDEI, encoded by the coding sequence TTGGCTGCCTCGCGCACCTCTGCACCCACTGCCGCTGACATCGCCGCGCGCACCGCGTCACGGCGCATCAACTTCGCGAAGATCCCCGAGCCCATGCAGGCTCCCAACCTCCTCGCCCTGCAGACCGAGTCCTTCGACTGGCTCGTCGGCAACGAGAAGTGGCGCGCCCGCGTCAACGCCGCCAACGCCGCCCGCCCCGGCTCTCTGCCCGAGACCTCGGGCCTGGAGGAGATCTTCGACGAGATCTCCCCGATCGAGGACTTCGGCGAGACCATGGCGCTGTCGTTCCACGACCACCGCTTCGAGGAGCCCAAGTACACCGCCGAGGAGTGCCAGGAGAAGGACCTCACCTACTCCGCTCCCCTGTACGTGGTGGCCGACTTCGAGAACTTCTCCACCGGCGAGATCAAGTCTCAGACCGTCTTCATGGGCGACTTCCCCCTCATGACGGACAAGGGCACCTTCATCGTCAACGGCTCCGAGCGCGTCGTCGTCTCCCAGCTCGTGCGCTCCCCGGGGGTCTACTTCGAGCGCACCACCGAGAAGACCACTGACAAGTACGTCTACAACGTCAAGTTCATCCCCTCGCGCGGCGCCTGGCTCGAGTTTGAGATCGACAAGTCGGACCGCGTTGCCGTGCGCATCGACCGCAAGCGCAAGCAGGACATCACCGTCTTCCTGCTCGCCCTGGGCATGGACGAGGCGGAGATCCGCAAGGAGTTCGCCGACTACCCCGCGCTGACCGTCGCCCTGGACGAGGACCGCAAGATCACGACCCAGGACGAGGCCCTCCTGGACATCTACAAGAAGATCCGCCCGGGCGAGCCGCCGAGCGTCGAGGCCGGCCGCACCCTCATCGAGAACTTCTACTTCAACCCCAAGCGCTACGACCTGGCCAAGGTCGGCCGCTACAAGATCAACAAGAAACTGGGCCTGGACGCGGACCTGACCGACTCGGTGCTGCGCATCGAGGACCTCACCGCCGCGATCAAGTACCTGCTCGCCCTGCACGCCGGCGCCGAGACGATCGAGGGGCTGCGCGGTGGCGAGATCGTGGACATGCCGGTGGAGTACGACGACATCGACCACCTCGGCAACCGCCGCATCCGCGCCGTCGGGGAACTCATCCAGGCGCAGGTGCGCACCGGCATGAGCCGCATGGAGCGCCAGGTGCGCGAGCGCATGACCACTCAGGACGTCGAGGCCATCACGCCGAACACCCTCATCAACATCCGGCCCGTGACGGCCGCGATCAAGGAGTTCTTCGGCACCTCCCAGCTGAGCCAGTTCATGGACCAGAACAACCCCCTGGCCGGCATGACGCACAAGCGCCGCCTGTCCGCCCTCGGCCCCGGGGGCCTGTCCCGCGAGCGTGCCTCCATGGAGGTCCGTGACGTCCACACCTCGCACTACGGGCGCATGTGCCCCATCGAGTCCCCCGAGGGTCCGAACATCGGCCTGATCGGCTCACTGGCGACCTTCGCCCGCATCAACCCCTTCGGCTTCATCGAGACCCCGTACCGCGTGGTCAAGGACGGCCTGGTCACCGATGAGACCCACTACCTGACCGCCGACGACGAGGACCGCCACGTCATCGCCCAGGCCAACGTGGAGCTCACCGAGGAGGGGCGCTTCGCCGAGGATCACGTCCTGTGCCGCGTCACCGGCGGCGAGCCCGCCCTGGTCCCCGCGGACCAGGTGGACCTCATGGACATTTCCGCCCGCCAGATGGTCTCCGTGGGCACCTCGCTTATCCCCTTCCTGGAGCACGACGACGCCAACCGCGCCCTCATGGGCGCCAACATGCAGCGCCAGGCCGTGCCGCTCATCCGCCCTGACGCCCCCCTCGTGGGCACGGGCATGGAGCGCCGCACCGCCGTCGACGCCGGGGATGTCCTCGTGGCCTCCAAGGCGGGCGTGGTCACCGAGGTCTGCGCGGACTTCGTGCGCGTGGCCAACGACGACGGCTCCGAGACGGTCTACAAGGTCGCCAAGTTCCTGCGCTCCAACCAGGGCAACTGCTACAACCAGCGCGTCGTGGCCTCCGAGGGCGAGCGCGTGGAGGAGGGCACCGTCCTGGCCGACGGCCCCGCCACCGCCGAGGGCGACCTCGCCCTGGGGCAGAACCTCCTGGTGGCCTTCATGACCTGGGAGGGTCTCAACTTCGAGGACGCCATCATCCTGTCCCAGCGGGTCGTCTCCGAGGACATCCTGACCTCCATCCACATCGAGGAGCACGAGGTCGACGCCCGCGACACCAAGCTGGGCGCCGAGGAGATCACCCGGGACATCCCCAACGTCTCCGAGGAGACCCTGGCCAACCTCGATGAGCGCGGCATCATCCGCATCGGCGCCGAGGTCCGCAGCGGTGACATCCTCGTCGGCAAGGTCACCCCCAAGGGGGAGACCGAGCTGACCAGCGAGGAGCGCCTCCTGCGCGCCATCTTCGGTGAGAAGGCCCGCGAGGTGCGCGACACCTCCCTGCGCGTCCCCCACGGCGAGTACGGCATCGTCACTGGCGTTCGCGAGTTCGACGCCGCCAGCGAGGACGCCGAGTTGCCCGCCGGCGTCAACCGCATGGTGCGCGTCTACATCGCCCAGCGCCGCAAGATCACGGTGGGCGACAAGCTCTCGGGCCGCCACGGCAACAAGGGCGTCATCTCCAAGATCCTCCCCGTGGAGGACATGCCCTTCCTCGCCGACGGCACCCCCGTGGACGTCATCCTCAACCCCCTGGGCGTGCCCAGCCGCATGAACATTGGCCAGGTCCTCGAACTCCACCTGGGCTGGGTGGCCTCCCGCGGATGGGACGCCACGGCGGCCCGCGAGGCGGGGGAGGAGTGGGCCCTGCGGCTGCCGGACAACGGCGTGACCGCCGAGCCGCGCACCCCCGTGGCCACTCCGGTCTTCGACGGCGTGCGCGATGACGAGCTCATGGGCCTGCTGGACTCCACCATCCCGGGCGCCGACGGCAAGCAGCTCGTCGCCCCCAACGGCAAGGCCCGGCTCTTCGACGGCCGCTCCGGCGAGCCCTTCCCGTACCCGGTCTCGGTCGGCTACATGTACATCCTCAAGCTCCACCACCTCGTGGATGACAAGATCCACGCCCGCTCCACGGGCCCGTACTCGATGATCACGCAGCAGCCGCTGGGCGGTAAGGCCCAGTTCGGTGGTCAGCGCTTCGGCGAGATGGAGGTGTGGGCCATGGAGGCGTACGGCGCCGCCCACGCCCTCCAGGAGTTGCTCACCGTCAAGTCCGACGACGTCGTGGGCCGGGTCAAGGTCTACGAGGCGATCGTCAAGGGCGAGGACATCCCCGAGCCCGGCATCCCCGAGTCCTTCAAGGTGCTCATGAAGGAGATGCAGTCCCTGTGCCTGAACGTCGAGGCACTGGACGCCGAGGGCAATGTCATCGGCCTGGACGACACCGACGACGACGGCCGCCGCGCCTCCGAGGAGCTCGGCTTCGACCTGGGCCGCCGCCCGGGCGGGGCCATGGCCTCCACCATCGACGAGATCTGA
- a CDS encoding RDD family protein, translated as MTLTSTSGPGLLPPHLTSAPPARLSARFLALLLDNILVGLLGLVVGVAVGVGAMAADATGGAIGGVVGAILFLWAFIKYWIIALMRAGTTPGMRIAGVTWVRWSYPDYPGRQGLLKKIVQVLIGALTANVGTIIVYLLTRDEHNRFWFDRVTDIYVTDAKSASLPWGQEPIAVAPAYDDAGSPRAPMGGAAMGGAAMGGAAMGGAAMGGAAGAEPSAGHWQFGPDSAPRAEAPGLGAQAPQAPWQQSGQPGQGPYSPQGVVPADGQQDAQAMGPADWQGASAPDPAEMLAPLQAQTTYIDQDLARAAFEGAQGHLDDSSDRPQSAQAAPAPQAPQVSSAPAVSSAPAVPSAPVVPSAPQAPSAPVAPSGAGTSGQWPSPESQAPAPGAPAPSDVGWLSALQSAQPQAPQTGPEGIPALGGWQPGGWDQAPAVPEAAQPLQQGFAPADQLAQAYQTGQRFPQAPQQPHQAPGQAYQAPGAAEPAQPFQQPGPQQPAPFQSSFPQAQPGVPAQPGVPAQPGVPAQGAEPVGAASSQSPQDGAPAPQAPSAYEAQVAGAAATVVFDRSSAQQAGIGVPAPRLALDTGQVVQLGGTSLIGRAPVAAGPWAQAQPVSVDDPAFSISKTHAVITYDGVRLVIQDLQSTNGTVVVEPNGAATQVLPGMMVPVPIGATIRLGERTARVEA; from the coding sequence ATGACCCTCACCAGCACCAGCGGTCCCGGGCTGCTCCCGCCGCATCTCACAAGCGCGCCGCCAGCGCGGCTGTCAGCGCGATTCCTCGCCCTGCTGCTCGACAACATCCTCGTGGGGCTGCTCGGCCTCGTCGTGGGCGTGGCCGTCGGCGTCGGCGCCATGGCGGCCGACGCGACTGGGGGAGCGATCGGGGGCGTGGTCGGAGCGATCCTCTTCCTGTGGGCGTTCATCAAGTACTGGATTATCGCGCTGATGAGGGCGGGGACCACGCCCGGCATGCGCATCGCCGGCGTGACCTGGGTCCGCTGGTCCTACCCCGACTACCCCGGGCGGCAGGGCCTGCTCAAGAAGATCGTTCAGGTGCTCATCGGCGCGCTCACGGCCAACGTTGGGACGATCATCGTCTACCTCCTCACCCGCGACGAGCACAACCGCTTCTGGTTCGACCGGGTCACCGACATCTACGTCACCGACGCCAAGAGCGCCTCCTTGCCCTGGGGTCAGGAGCCCATCGCGGTGGCCCCCGCCTACGACGACGCCGGATCGCCCCGGGCCCCAATGGGTGGTGCCGCGATGGGTGGCGCCGCCATGGGCGGTGCCGCGATGGGTGGCGCCGCGATGGGTGGTGCCGCTGGCGCGGAGCCCTCGGCCGGCCACTGGCAGTTCGGCCCCGACTCCGCCCCGCGCGCTGAGGCCCCCGGCCTCGGGGCGCAGGCGCCCCAGGCGCCCTGGCAGCAGTCCGGGCAGCCGGGACAGGGGCCCTACTCCCCCCAGGGGGTCGTGCCCGCCGACGGGCAGCAGGACGCCCAGGCCATGGGGCCGGCCGATTGGCAGGGCGCTTCCGCGCCCGACCCCGCTGAGATGCTCGCCCCCCTCCAGGCGCAGACCACCTACATCGATCAGGACTTGGCCCGCGCCGCCTTCGAGGGCGCCCAGGGCCATCTCGACGACTCATCCGACCGTCCCCAGAGCGCTCAAGCCGCCCCGGCCCCCCAGGCGCCCCAGGTTTCGTCGGCCCCGGCGGTTTCGTCGGCCCCGGCGGTTCCGTCGGCCCCGGTGGTCCCCTCTGCTCCCCAGGCTCCGTCGGCCCCGGTGGCCCCCTCCGGCGCCGGGACGTCGGGGCAGTGGCCCTCTCCCGAGTCGCAGGCGCCGGCCCCCGGCGCCCCGGCCCCCTCCGACGTCGGCTGGCTCTCCGCTCTCCAGTCCGCTCAGCCGCAGGCCCCCCAGACCGGCCCTGAGGGCATTCCCGCCTTGGGCGGCTGGCAGCCCGGCGGGTGGGACCAGGCCCCCGCCGTCCCCGAGGCCGCCCAGCCCCTCCAGCAAGGATTCGCCCCGGCCGACCAGCTCGCGCAGGCCTATCAGACCGGCCAGCGGTTCCCGCAGGCCCCCCAGCAGCCTCACCAGGCCCCCGGCCAGGCCTACCAGGCCCCCGGCGCGGCGGAGCCCGCGCAGCCCTTCCAGCAGCCCGGCCCCCAGCAGCCGGCCCCCTTCCAGTCGTCGTTCCCGCAGGCCCAGCCGGGCGTGCCCGCCCAGCCGGGCGTGCCCGCCCAGCCGGGCGTGCCCGCCCAGGGGGCCGAGCCCGTGGGAGCGGCGTCGTCCCAGTCCCCTCAGGACGGCGCCCCGGCGCCCCAGGCCCCGAGTGCCTACGAGGCTCAGGTCGCCGGCGCCGCGGCCACCGTCGTGTTCGACCGCTCCTCGGCCCAGCAGGCGGGGATCGGCGTCCCCGCGCCGCGCCTCGCGCTCGACACCGGCCAGGTGGTCCAGCTCGGTGGAACCTCCCTCATCGGACGCGCCCCCGTGGCCGCGGGGCCCTGGGCGCAGGCCCAGCCGGTGTCCGTGGATGACCCCGCCTTCTCCATCTCCAAGACGCACGCCGTCATCACCTATGATGGCGTCCGCCTCGTCATCCAGGACCTCCAGTCCACCAACGGTACGGTCGTCGTGGAGCCCAACGGCGCCGCCACCCAGGTGCTGCCCGGCATGATGGTCCCCGTGCCCATCGGCGCCACGATCCGGCTGGGCGAGCGCACGGCGCGAGTGGAAGCCTGA